The following proteins are co-located in the Micromonospora coriariae genome:
- a CDS encoding GH92 family glycosyl hydrolase, with the protein MSHPPIARLLSPRLIAATTAVLLPVGLLVGAPLASAAPTTAPPGTFSSSFESADPQPAASTVEVDRSGKPVQVNLSGSSRRVLPGSLLGQVQAVTASAENPPNEVAAKLTDGDPSTKWLARNRTGWVTYQLTRPTAVVRYALTSGDDAPTRDPRNFTVQGSTDGSTWVDLNTQTDQSFPRRFATKTYSFTNTTAYGYYRLNITANSGDPLVQLAGWDISDGSNVRPPAAPMVSVAGTGPSGGYTTKPGAGFTGLASLRYAGGAEDDGRSYATNRLFDVNIPVGPKTRLSYKIFPEYTGEDPQYPSTFAAVDLHFTDGSYLSRLSPVDQHGYALTPAGQGASKVLYADQWNAVQADIGAIARGRTIDRILLAYDNPQATADTRFQGWLDDVAVTASPASIDGSRLTNYVDTRRGTNSTGGFSRGNNLPITSVPNGFNFFTPVTDATSDSWEYQYHRVNNAANLPTLQGLAISHEPSPWMGDRNQMSVMPVAGDGPLTGPPSSRALAFNHDDETAQPDFYRVALQNGLTAEMSPTDHAGIMRFTFPSGPATGSLVFYNGTFTIGADGTFTGWVDNGSGLSAGRSRMFVSGAFDRAPTASTATAATFDVSANRQVTMRIATSFLSVDQARRNLDLEVTGKSFDQVHTAATAAWKDRLGRVEVRGATETQLVTMYSNLYRLNLYPNSQSENTGTAAAPRWQYASPVSAPTGTSTATHTGAKIVDGQIYVNNGFWDTYRTVWPAYALLYPDVAAKISDGFVQHYRDGGWIARWSSPGYADLMTGTSANVALAQAYLTGVRLPDPLAAYDAAVKDATVASGRSAVGRKGIETSLFLGYTPTSTGESVSWALEGFINDYGIGNMGAALAKDPATPKSERQRLKDESRYFLERARNYVHLFDPKTKLFQGRDASGNFLAGDPLDWGGVYTETNGWNFAFTAQQDGQGLANLHGGQKALRDKLDQFFATPENADRPGGYGGTIHEMLEARAVRMGQLGMSNQPSHHIPYMYDYAGAPARTQEIVREILQRLYVGSEIGQGYLGDEDNGEMSSWYILSSLGIYPLQAGSSHWAIGSPQFTKMTVHRTSGDIVVNAPNNSTRNVYVQGVKVNGKKQRELSIDVTALAKGGTIDFQMGPRPSSWGSGKNDAPPSLTRGDKAPKPLQDVTGPGLGTATATDGQDASKLFDDSSTTQLTFTTATPQVSWASRGAKQKPSHYTLTSGASAGDPADWRLQGSNDGITWSTVDSRKGEVFRWRNQTRPFTIDKPGRYAQFRLVVTRTAGAAQANLAEIELLAGGDLEIGGGDITVTAAGSVHATSGAPVSVPLATVTGGTAGDYQATIDWGDGSPTTEGTLTLSSRAVYRINGSHTYATPGHHQASVTVTDGTGQGSVTVGVDVAYAPSSGLTAAFDTVCIGDEGTLAANCDAKSWAYSRAALTAAGVTQGERHQVPGTDLRFTLPAVPAGQPDNSTGNGRTIDLNLPTDARSISFIGAGTQGNQNSTGTATFSDGSTASIPIQMSDWTLGGNANGTPSYGNIVVAKAAYRLSGTSRDGAQPFLFATAPYQIPAGKTLVSVTLPTQTGDPGSAGRIHVFAIANDGTPVAALVTTAPGDQTANVGQVLAATLGSVSGGVPGTTGYRARVQWGDGTVPDDVTIGADGALSGRHTYAQEGTYTVHVTAWDTLSSSTGTFTVTVARGGLQPAIAVSASATTGDAVTVNGSGFAAGEQVTVTLGTSPARTVKVAASAAGAVRASVATSGDAEPGRYSVTATGVSSRTPATATIQVTGQPEKPTYDPQAALTTTAGPHGTTITLDGAGFAPNEEVTVSFGDGLAVSTVRANGDGVIAGATVSVPGAAKAGSTVITLAGARSVTRVTLPFTVTN; encoded by the coding sequence ATGTCGCATCCCCCCATCGCGCGCCTCCTGTCCCCCCGACTGATCGCCGCGACAACCGCGGTCCTGCTGCCGGTGGGCCTGCTCGTCGGCGCGCCCCTGGCCAGCGCCGCGCCGACCACCGCGCCACCCGGCACCTTCAGCTCCTCGTTCGAGTCGGCCGACCCTCAACCCGCCGCGAGCACTGTCGAGGTCGACCGGAGTGGAAAGCCGGTCCAGGTCAACCTGAGCGGATCGAGCCGCAGGGTACTGCCCGGCAGCCTGCTCGGTCAGGTCCAGGCGGTGACCGCGAGCGCCGAGAATCCGCCGAACGAGGTCGCCGCGAAGCTCACCGACGGCGATCCGTCGACCAAGTGGCTGGCGCGCAACCGGACCGGCTGGGTGACGTACCAGCTGACCAGGCCGACGGCCGTCGTGCGGTACGCGCTGACCTCCGGGGACGACGCTCCGACCCGTGACCCCAGGAACTTCACGGTGCAGGGGTCCACCGACGGCAGCACGTGGGTCGACCTGAACACCCAGACGGACCAGAGCTTCCCTCGGCGGTTCGCCACGAAGACCTACAGCTTCACCAACACGACCGCCTACGGCTACTACCGGCTGAACATCACCGCGAACTCCGGTGACCCCCTCGTGCAGCTCGCCGGCTGGGACATCAGCGACGGCTCCAACGTCCGACCGCCGGCCGCCCCCATGGTCAGCGTCGCCGGCACCGGTCCGTCCGGCGGTTACACCACGAAGCCGGGGGCCGGCTTCACCGGACTGGCATCGCTGCGGTACGCGGGCGGCGCCGAAGACGACGGCCGGTCGTACGCGACCAACAGGCTGTTCGACGTCAACATCCCGGTCGGGCCGAAGACCCGGCTCTCCTACAAGATCTTCCCTGAGTACACCGGCGAGGACCCCCAGTACCCGTCCACCTTCGCGGCCGTCGACCTGCATTTCACCGACGGCAGCTACCTCAGCCGCCTCTCGCCGGTAGACCAGCACGGCTACGCGCTCACCCCGGCCGGCCAGGGTGCGTCGAAGGTCCTCTACGCCGACCAGTGGAACGCGGTGCAGGCCGACATCGGCGCGATCGCACGCGGCAGGACGATCGACCGGATCCTGCTCGCCTACGACAACCCGCAGGCAACGGCGGACACCCGGTTCCAGGGCTGGCTCGACGACGTCGCGGTGACCGCCTCGCCGGCGTCGATCGACGGTTCGCGGCTCACCAACTACGTCGACACCCGGCGCGGGACCAACTCGACAGGTGGGTTCTCGCGCGGCAACAACCTGCCGATCACCTCGGTGCCGAACGGCTTCAACTTCTTCACCCCGGTGACCGACGCGACCTCCGACTCGTGGGAGTACCAGTACCACCGGGTCAACAACGCCGCCAACCTGCCCACCCTGCAGGGCCTCGCGATCTCGCACGAGCCGAGCCCGTGGATGGGTGACCGCAACCAGATGTCGGTCATGCCGGTGGCGGGCGACGGACCCCTCACCGGTCCGCCCAGCAGCCGCGCGCTCGCCTTCAACCACGACGACGAGACGGCCCAGCCGGACTTCTACCGGGTCGCGCTGCAGAACGGCCTCACCGCCGAGATGTCGCCCACCGACCATGCCGGGATCATGCGGTTCACCTTCCCGTCCGGGCCGGCGACCGGAAGCCTGGTCTTCTACAACGGCACGTTCACCATCGGCGCCGACGGCACCTTCACCGGCTGGGTCGACAACGGAAGCGGCCTGTCGGCCGGTCGTAGCCGGATGTTCGTGTCCGGCGCGTTCGACCGGGCGCCCACGGCGTCCACAGCGACCGCCGCCACCTTCGACGTGTCCGCGAACCGCCAGGTGACGATGCGCATCGCGACCTCGTTCCTCTCGGTCGACCAGGCGCGCCGGAACCTCGACCTGGAGGTCACCGGTAAGAGCTTCGACCAGGTCCACACCGCCGCCACCGCCGCCTGGAAGGACCGGCTCGGGCGGGTCGAGGTGCGGGGGGCGACCGAGACGCAGCTGGTGACGATGTACTCGAACCTGTACCGGCTGAACCTGTACCCGAACTCGCAGTCGGAGAACACCGGCACCGCCGCCGCACCGCGCTGGCAGTACGCGAGCCCGGTGTCGGCGCCGACCGGCACGTCGACCGCCACCCACACCGGCGCGAAGATCGTGGACGGCCAGATCTACGTCAACAACGGCTTCTGGGACACCTACCGCACCGTGTGGCCCGCCTACGCGTTGCTGTACCCGGACGTCGCGGCCAAGATCTCTGACGGGTTCGTCCAGCACTACCGCGACGGCGGCTGGATCGCCCGCTGGTCGTCGCCCGGTTACGCCGACCTGATGACCGGCACCAGCGCGAACGTGGCGCTGGCCCAGGCGTACCTCACCGGCGTCAGACTGCCCGACCCGCTCGCGGCGTACGACGCGGCGGTCAAGGACGCGACCGTCGCGTCCGGGCGCAGCGCGGTGGGCCGCAAGGGCATCGAGACCTCGCTGTTCCTCGGCTACACGCCGACCTCCACCGGAGAGTCGGTGTCGTGGGCGCTGGAAGGCTTCATCAACGACTACGGCATCGGCAACATGGGCGCCGCCCTGGCCAAGGACCCGGCCACGCCGAAGTCGGAGCGCCAGCGGCTCAAGGACGAGTCGCGGTACTTCCTGGAGCGCGCCCGCAACTACGTCCACCTCTTCGACCCGAAGACGAAGCTCTTCCAGGGCCGGGACGCGTCGGGCAACTTCCTCGCCGGTGACCCGCTGGACTGGGGCGGCGTCTACACCGAGACCAACGGATGGAACTTCGCGTTCACCGCCCAGCAGGACGGCCAGGGACTGGCAAACCTGCACGGCGGGCAGAAGGCGCTGCGCGACAAGCTCGACCAGTTCTTCGCCACCCCGGAGAACGCCGACCGACCCGGCGGGTACGGCGGCACGATCCACGAGATGCTCGAGGCGCGCGCGGTGCGGATGGGCCAGCTCGGCATGAGCAACCAGCCGTCGCACCACATCCCGTACATGTACGACTACGCGGGCGCGCCGGCCAGGACCCAGGAGATCGTGCGCGAGATCCTGCAGCGCCTCTACGTCGGCAGCGAGATCGGCCAGGGCTACCTGGGCGACGAGGACAACGGCGAGATGTCGTCCTGGTACATCCTCAGCTCGCTGGGCATCTACCCGCTGCAGGCCGGGTCGTCCCACTGGGCCATCGGCTCGCCGCAGTTCACGAAGATGACAGTCCACCGCACCAGCGGCGACATCGTCGTCAACGCGCCGAACAACAGCACAAGGAACGTCTACGTGCAGGGCGTCAAGGTCAACGGAAAGAAGCAGCGCGAGCTGTCCATCGACGTCACCGCGCTCGCCAAGGGCGGCACGATCGACTTCCAGATGGGCCCCAGGCCGTCGTCCTGGGGCAGCGGCAAGAACGACGCGCCGCCGTCACTGACCAGGGGCGACAAGGCGCCCAAGCCGCTGCAGGACGTCACCGGCCCCGGGCTCGGCACCGCCACCGCGACGGACGGCCAGGACGCGTCGAAGCTGTTCGACGACTCGTCGACCACGCAGCTGACGTTCACCACCGCGACGCCGCAGGTCAGCTGGGCCTCCCGTGGCGCCAAGCAGAAGCCGAGCCACTACACCCTCACCTCCGGCGCGAGTGCGGGTGATCCGGCGGACTGGCGGTTGCAGGGCTCCAATGACGGCATCACCTGGAGCACAGTCGACTCCCGCAAGGGCGAGGTGTTCCGGTGGCGCAACCAGACCCGTCCGTTCACCATCGACAAGCCGGGACGGTACGCGCAGTTCCGTCTCGTCGTCACCAGGACCGCCGGCGCCGCGCAGGCCAACCTCGCCGAGATCGAGCTGCTCGCCGGAGGCGACCTCGAGATCGGTGGCGGCGACATCACGGTGACCGCCGCGGGCAGTGTGCACGCCACGTCCGGCGCACCCGTCTCGGTGCCACTGGCCACCGTCACCGGGGGTACCGCCGGCGACTACCAGGCCACCATCGACTGGGGTGACGGCTCACCGACCACCGAGGGCACACTGACGTTGAGCTCGCGGGCCGTCTACCGGATCAACGGGTCGCACACCTACGCCACGCCTGGTCACCACCAGGCGAGCGTCACGGTGACCGACGGCACCGGCCAGGGCTCGGTCACGGTCGGCGTCGACGTGGCCTACGCGCCGAGCTCCGGCCTCACCGCGGCGTTCGACACCGTCTGCATCGGTGACGAGGGCACCCTCGCGGCGAACTGCGACGCCAAGTCGTGGGCGTACTCGCGGGCCGCCCTGACGGCAGCCGGCGTGACCCAGGGCGAGCGGCACCAGGTGCCCGGAACGGACCTGCGGTTCACGTTGCCGGCGGTCCCGGCAGGGCAGCCGGACAACAGCACCGGCAACGGCAGGACGATCGATCTCAATCTTCCGACCGACGCCCGGAGCATCTCGTTCATCGGCGCCGGTACCCAGGGCAACCAGAACAGCACAGGCACTGCGACGTTCAGCGACGGCAGCACGGCCAGCATCCCGATCCAGATGAGTGACTGGACGCTGGGCGGCAACGCCAACGGCACCCCGTCGTACGGCAACATCGTCGTGGCCAAGGCCGCGTACCGCCTGAGCGGCACGAGCCGGGACGGCGCGCAGCCGTTCCTGTTCGCCACCGCGCCGTACCAGATCCCGGCGGGCAAGACGCTCGTCTCGGTGACCCTGCCGACGCAGACCGGTGACCCCGGCTCGGCGGGCCGGATCCATGTGTTCGCCATCGCGAACGACGGCACGCCGGTCGCCGCGTTGGTGACCACCGCCCCTGGCGACCAGACGGCCAACGTCGGGCAGGTTCTCGCGGCCACGCTCGGCTCGGTGAGCGGCGGCGTTCCCGGTACGACGGGCTACCGCGCCCGTGTGCAGTGGGGCGACGGCACGGTTCCGGACGACGTCACGATCGGCGCGGACGGTGCGCTGAGTGGACGGCACACCTATGCGCAGGAGGGCACCTACACGGTGCATGTCACCGCGTGGGACACGTTGTCGAGCAGCACCGGGACCTTCACGGTGACCGTGGCGCGGGGCGGCCTCCAGCCGGCGATCGCGGTGTCGGCGTCGGCCACCACCGGTGACGCGGTCACCGTCAACGGCAGCGGGTTCGCAGCCGGTGAGCAGGTGACCGTGACTCTCGGCACCAGTCCGGCGCGGACCGTCAAGGTCGCGGCGTCCGCGGCGGGAGCCGTACGTGCGTCCGTCGCGACGTCCGGTGACGCGGAGCCCGGCCGGTACTCCGTCACCGCCACCGGCGTGTCCTCCCGGACGCCGGCGACGGCCACCATCCAGGTGACCGGGCAGCCGGAGAAGCCGACCTACGATCCGCAGGCGGCGCTGACGACCACCGCCGGACCGCACGGTACGACGATCACGCTCGACGGCGCCGGATTCGCTCCGAACGAGGAGGTCACAGTCAGCTTCGGTGACGGCCTCGCGGTCAGCACCGTGCGCGCGAACGGTGACGGTGTCATCGCCGGCGCGACGGTCAGCGTCCCCGGGGCGGCGAAGGCCGGCTCGACAGTGATCACGCTGGCGGGCGCCAGGTCGGTGACGCGGGTCACGCTGCCCTTCACCGTCACGAACTGA
- a CDS encoding LacI family DNA-binding transcriptional regulator, which yields MGRRRSQSVTLSDVANRAGTSVATASKALNSRAEVAPETRERVLRAAAELSFQPNVLARGLISGRTRTVGLLTDELGGRFAIPILLGAENALGNGQMSVLLCDARGDAIRRQHYIRTLLARQVDGFIVVGDSNDLRPSLTQDIPVPVVYAYAESTDPNDLSIVADDEGGARLAAEHLVSHGRRRIGHITGPDTYRAARDRAAGLRTVLAEAGLAPAGDPLYGEWSQRWGRHAARLLLAAQPDVDAIFCGNDQVAAGAADTLRDLGRRIPDDVAIVGYDNWEFFAADCRPPLTTVDLNLEQLGAAAVNHLFAAMDGNPGAGVIRQPGRLVVRESTGPVLHR from the coding sequence GTGGGCCGACGACGATCCCAGTCAGTGACGTTGAGCGACGTGGCGAACCGCGCCGGCACCTCCGTGGCCACCGCGTCCAAGGCACTCAACAGCCGCGCCGAGGTCGCACCGGAAACCCGGGAACGGGTCCTGCGGGCCGCCGCCGAGCTGTCGTTCCAGCCGAACGTGCTGGCCCGCGGTCTGATCTCCGGACGCACCCGCACGGTCGGGCTGCTCACCGACGAACTCGGTGGCCGGTTCGCCATACCCATCCTGCTCGGCGCCGAGAACGCCCTCGGCAACGGGCAGATGTCCGTGCTGCTCTGCGACGCCCGTGGCGACGCGATCCGCCGCCAGCACTACATCCGCACCCTGCTCGCCCGCCAGGTCGACGGGTTCATCGTGGTCGGCGACAGCAACGACCTGCGCCCGTCGTTGACACAGGACATTCCGGTCCCGGTGGTCTACGCCTACGCCGAGTCGACCGATCCGAACGACCTGTCGATCGTCGCCGACGACGAGGGCGGCGCCCGGCTCGCCGCCGAACACCTGGTGTCGCACGGCCGCCGCAGGATCGGGCACATCACCGGGCCGGACACCTACCGCGCGGCACGCGATCGCGCCGCCGGACTACGAACGGTGCTCGCCGAGGCGGGGCTCGCCCCGGCCGGCGACCCGCTCTACGGCGAGTGGTCGCAGCGATGGGGCCGGCACGCCGCCCGGCTGCTGCTGGCCGCCCAGCCGGACGTGGACGCGATCTTCTGCGGCAACGACCAGGTCGCCGCCGGCGCGGCCGACACCCTGCGCGACCTCGGTCGGCGGATCCCCGACGACGTGGCGATCGTGGGATACGACAACTGGGAGTTCTTCGCGGCCGACTGCCGACCGCCCCTGACCACCGTGGACCTCAATCTCGAACAACTCGGGGCCGCCGCGGTCAACCATCTCTTCGCCGCGATGGACGGCAACCCCGGCGCCGGGGTCATCCGGCAGCCCGGCCGCCTCGTGGTACGCGAGTCGACCGGGCCGGTGCTGCACCGCTGA
- a CDS encoding LacI family DNA-binding transcriptional regulator — protein sequence MTTEPDVPAYRPPTLTDVAKLAGVSVATASKAINGRGEVRSSTRVRVLEAAELLSFAPNALARGLLSGRTGTVGLLTSDLEGRFSIPILMGAEDASGAGQVSVFLCDARGDAIREKHHVQALLSRRVDGLIVVGSRTDPRPPLAGTIPVPVVYVYAPSADPADISITVDNVGGGRLAIEHLLACGRRSIAHITGEAGFQAARDRAEGAAAALAAAGLAMVGDRPYFGSWDESWGRAAAHMIVEQHPEVDAIFCGSDQIARGVLETLRDFGRDVPRSISVIGFDNWEAIAADSRPRLTSIDMNLKHLGEVAGQRLFAAIDGAAPSSEEFPGRVVMRESTLPVG from the coding sequence ATGACCACCGAGCCCGACGTCCCCGCCTACCGCCCGCCCACGCTCACCGATGTCGCCAAGCTCGCCGGGGTGTCCGTCGCCACCGCGTCCAAGGCCATCAACGGTCGCGGCGAGGTGCGGTCGAGCACGAGAGTCCGTGTGCTGGAGGCCGCGGAGCTGCTGTCCTTCGCACCGAACGCCCTGGCCCGCGGGTTGCTCAGTGGTCGGACCGGCACCGTCGGCCTGCTGACGAGCGACCTGGAGGGCCGCTTCTCGATCCCCATCCTCATGGGCGCCGAGGACGCGTCGGGGGCCGGCCAGGTCTCGGTCTTCCTGTGCGACGCGCGCGGCGACGCGATCCGGGAGAAGCATCACGTGCAGGCGCTGCTGTCCCGGCGGGTGGATGGCCTGATCGTCGTGGGCTCCCGCACCGACCCCCGCCCGCCGCTGGCCGGCACCATCCCCGTGCCGGTCGTGTACGTCTACGCACCCTCGGCCGATCCGGCGGACATCTCGATCACGGTCGACAACGTGGGTGGTGGGCGGCTCGCCATCGAGCATCTGCTGGCGTGCGGCCGGCGCTCCATCGCCCACATCACCGGGGAAGCCGGGTTCCAGGCGGCGAGGGACCGTGCCGAGGGCGCGGCGGCCGCGCTCGCCGCCGCCGGCCTGGCGATGGTCGGCGACCGGCCCTACTTCGGGTCGTGGGACGAGTCCTGGGGGAGAGCGGCCGCGCACATGATCGTCGAGCAGCACCCCGAGGTCGACGCGATCTTCTGCGGCAGCGACCAGATCGCACGTGGCGTCCTGGAGACGCTGCGTGACTTCGGACGTGACGTGCCGCGCAGCATCTCGGTCATCGGCTTCGACAACTGGGAGGCCATCGCCGCCGACTCCCGTCCACGACTGACCAGCATCGACATGAACCTGAAGCACCTCGGTGAGGTGGCCGGCCAGCGGCTCTTCGCGGCGATCGACGGCGCCGCGCCCAGCTCGGAGGAGTTCCCGGGCCGCGTGGTGATGCGTGAGTCGACCCTGCCCGTCGGCTGA